In Bactrocera oleae isolate idBacOlea1 chromosome 5, idBacOlea1, whole genome shotgun sequence, a genomic segment contains:
- the SMC3 gene encoding structural maintenance of chromosomes protein 3, whose translation MHIKQIIIQGFKSYKDQTVVEPFDKRHNVVVGRNGSGKSNFFYAIQFVLSDEFTHLRPEQRQALLHEGTGARVISAYVEIIFDNSDNRVPIDKEEIYLRRVIGSKKDQYFLNKKVVPRTEVVNLLESAGFSNSNPYYIVKQGKINQMATAADSYRLKLLREVAGTRVYDERKEESLNILRETEGKLEKISEYLRTIEERLKTLEEEKEELKEYQKWDKARRMLEYIIHETELKETKKALDDLNEQKKSSVDKKKIYNIEIQKAQENIKEIQKRLKDAKKDVISTKEERSVLLTEQQQLLREKTKLDLIIIDLNDEVQGDNKSKERADLELKKLKITIAEKERELDDVKPKYEAMKRKEEECSRELSLKEQKRNELYAKQGRGSQFSSREDRDKWILNELKSLSKQIRDKINHNSKLMEDLKKDSNAEADLNKKIEEHSNELEQLRLQIDDHNKKYYELKKTKDHYQAMRNELWRKETQMTQQLQTHKEELSKTDQALRSMAGKPILNGRDSVRKVLDNFFERGSPFDEIAKSYYGPVIENFSCDKTIYTAVEVTAGNRLFHHIVESDKVGTQILKEMNKLKLPGEVTFMPLNRLQVKIHDYPDDPDSIPMLSKLKYDEQHDKALRYIFGKTLICRNLERATELAKSTGLDCVTLDGDQVSSKGSLTGGYFNTSRSRLEIQKKRSEYTQQIRDFEKELSKLRNEIKQTENSINSVVSEMQKTETKQGKTKDIFEKLQGEIRLMKEELLRIEKYRSTRERSASQCKASLEAMNSTKAGLEAELKQELLSSLSVQDQREIDQLNDDIRKLNQENKEAFTQRMQLEVVKNKLDNLLTNNLFRRRDELITALQEISVEDRKRKLLNCKNDLISAEKRIKKVNIDLEDIEKRVQQAVHLQKTLQLELENFMRKEKEAEEKINEDAKKMEKWTSKEILLNQKLDECAEKIASLGALPQVDGVYSKMSLKSLFKELEKANQHLKKYNHVNKKALDQFLSFSEQKEKLYKRKDELDIGDQKIRELMKTLEMQKVEAIQFTFKQVAQNFTKVFKKLVPQGAGYLILKTKDSDDEKDDKEVANSDAFTGIGIRVSFTGVDAEMREMNQLSGGQKSLVALALIFAIQKCDPAPFYLFDEIDQNQKTFIVREKLDHRKNTGA comes from the exons caatacAGTTTGTGCTGAGTGATGAGTTTACTCACCTGCGTCCTGAACAAAGGCAGGCGCTTTTGCATGAAGGAACAGGCGCTAGGGTTATTTCGGCTTACGTTGAGATAATTTTCGATAATAGCGATAATCGAGTTCCA aTAGACAAAGAAGAAATATATCTACGAAGAGTCATTGGTTCTAAAAAAGATCAgtactttttaaacaaaaaagtagtTCCCAGAACAGAAGTTGTGAACTTACTTGAATCTGCTGGATTTTCGAACTCTAACCCATACTATATTGTCAAGCAaggaaaaattaatcaaatggCTACAGCAGCTGATTCATACAGATTAAAATTACTGCGCGAAGTAGCTGGTACTCGAGTATATGACGAACGAAAAGAAGAGTCGCTTAATATTTTGCGAGAAACCGAGGgcaaacttgaaaaaatttcagagtATCTCAGAACTATTGAGGAACGATTGAAAACATTAGAAGAAGAGAAGGAAGAGTTGAAGGAATATCAAAAATGGGATAAAGCAAGGCGAATGCTGGAGTATATAATACACGAAACTGAATTAAAGGAAACCAAAAAGGCACTCGATGATTTGAATGAACAAAAGAAATCATCTGtcgacaagaaaaaaatttataacatcGAAATTCAGAAGGCTCaagaaaacataaaagaaaTTCAAAAGCGTTTAAAAGATGCAAAAAAAGACGTTATCTCAACGAAAGAAGAACGATCTGTATTGTTAACAGAACAGCAACAACTGCTGCGTGAAAAAACAAAGCTTGATCTTATTATAATCGATCTTAATGATGAAGTACAAGGGGATAATAAATCAAAAGAAAGAGCTGATCtagagttaaaaaaattaaaaataacaatagcgGAAAAAGAGAGAGAGTTGGATGATGTTAAACCGAAATACGAAGCTATGAAGCGTAAAGAAGAAGAATGTTCACGAGAGTTATCCCTTAAGGAGCAAAAAAGAAATGAGTTATATGCCAAGCAAGGACGGGGGTCCCAGTTTTCCTCAAGAGAAGATAGAGATAAATggattttaaatgaattaaaatctCTAAGTAAACAAATAAGAGATAAAATTAATCACAATTCGAAATTAATGGAAGATTTAAAAAAGGATAGCAATGCTGAAGCagatctaaacaaaaaaattgaagagCATTCTAACGAACTTGAACAACTGCGACTTCAAATAGATGATCATAACAAAAAATACTATGAATTGAAGAAAACCAAAGATCATTATCAAGCAATGAGGAATGAATTATGGAGAAAAGAAACTCAAATGACGCAACAACTACAAACACACAAGGAAGAACTATCTAAAACAGACCAAGCACTCAGAAGTATGGCAGGTAAACCAATATTAAACGGTCGAGATTCCGTTCGCAAAGTGTTGGATAATTTTTTTGAGCGTGGTTCTCCTTTTGATGAAATTGCCAAATCTTATTATGGACCAGTTATTGAAAATTTCAGTTGTGATAAGACAATATATACAGCTGTTGAAGTTACCGCTGGAAATAGACTATTTCATCATATCGTTGAGTCAGACAAAGTTGGAACtcaaattttgaaagaaatgaacaaaCTTAAGCTACCAGGGGAAGTTACATTTATGCCTCTAAATCGACTGCAAGTAAAAATACATGATTATCCGGATGATCCAGATTCGATTCCTATGCTCTCAAAGCTTAAATACGATGAACAGCATGACAAAGCATTGAGATacatatttggaaaaactttaaTATGCAGAAATTTAGAAAGAGCAACAGAACTTGCTAAAAGCACTGGATTGGATTGTGTTACTTTGGATGGCGATCAGGTATCCTCTAAAGGATCTCTAACAGGTGGCTATTTTAATACATCACGATCACGTCTTGAAATACAGAAAAAACGGTCTGAATATACACAACAAATACGAGATTTTGAAAAAGAGTTAAGTAAACTAAGAAATGAGATCAAACAAACAGAAAATAGTATAAATTCAGTTGTTTCGGAAATGCagaaaacagaaacaaaacaaGGAAAAACCAAAGATATATTTGAGAAACTCCAAGGTGAAATTCGTTTGATGAAAGAAGAATTATTAAGGATTGAAAAATATAGATCAACCAGAGAAAGATCTGCATCTCAATGTAAAGCTAGTTTAGAAGCAATGAACAGCACAAAAGCTGGGTTGGAAGCTGAGCTTAAGCAAGAACTTTTATCCAGTTTGTCGGTACAAGATCAACGAGAAATAGATCAACTTAATGATGATATCAGGAAATTAAATCAGGAGAATAAAGAGGCTTTCACTCAAAGAATGCAGTtagaagttgtaaaaaataagctAGACAACCTATTAACCAATAATCTATTTCGAAGACGCGATGAATTAATTACAGCACTTCAAGAAATATCTGTCGAGGATCGGAAACGAAAACTCTTGAATTGTAAAAATGATTTAATATCTGCAGAAAAGAGGATTAAAAAAGTCAATATTGATCTGGAGGACATTGAAAAGag AGTTCAACAAGCAGTTCATCTCCAAAAAACTCTTCAACTTGAGCTAGAAAATTTTATGCGGAAAGAAAAAGAAgcagaagaaaaaataaatgaggATGCAAAGAAAATGGAGAAATGGACGTCGAAAGAAATTTTACTTAATCAAAAACTTGACGAATGTGCAGAAAAAATTGCAAGTTTAGGTGCTTTACCTCAAGTTGATGGTGTTTATAGTAAAATGTCATTAAAATCTCTGTTTAAGGAACTTGAAAAGGCAAACCAGCATCTTAAGAAATATAACCACGTGAACAAAAAAGCTTTAGATCAATTTCTAAGTTTTTCAGAGCAAAAAGAAAAGTTATATAAACGAAAGGATGAATTGGATATAGGAGATCAAAAGATCCGTGAACTAATGAAGACGCTTGAAATGCAAAAAGTTGAAGCCATTCAGTTTACCTTTAAGCAAGTTGCccaaaattttactaaagtaTTTAAGAAATTGGTACCACAAGGGGCAGGTTACTTGATATTAAAAACTAAGGACAGTGACGATGAAAAAGACGATAAAGAAGTAGCTAATTCTGATGCCTTTACTGGAATTGGTATTCGAGTCTCCTTCACAGGAGTGGACGCTGAAATGCGAGAAATGAATCAATTATCTGGAGGTCAAAAATCGTTGGTGGCACTGgcattaatttttgcaattcaGAAATGTGATCCAGcgcctttttatttatttgatgaaaTTGATCAG AACCAAAAAACGTTTATTGTACGAGAAAAGCTTGACCATCGAAAAAATACAG